One sulfur-oxidizing endosymbiont of Gigantopelta aegis genomic region harbors:
- a CDS encoding AI-2E family transporter, which yields MSLNTPSYPLLFSLASLVIILTGVKLAEAIISPLLIALFITAISGPAMFWLLNKKVPASLAVSLIIFTLIIFGFFISSIVSSSLQGFFDNLPSYQDRLQSITKTLGLFLQQFGINLQMTELSKTFNLGKVMGFIGSTFNQVLSALTNIFLILIMVIFLLLELTSFRLKLSSISKTPTETMAKWAHISATISRYFKIKTMTSLLTAIPIILVLSLLEIDFPILWGIVAFLLNFVPNIGSIIAAVPAVLLALIQFGFIAAGEVALLYLLMNNIVGNFIEPRLMGRSLGLSTLVVFLSLVLWGWLLGPIGMFLSVPLTMALKIISDSNEKTRWIAILLSNDIKNVKKT from the coding sequence ATGTCACTAAATACGCCATCTTATCCATTATTATTTTCTCTGGCCTCTCTGGTGATCATACTGACTGGAGTTAAATTGGCCGAAGCCATTATATCGCCATTGCTCATTGCCTTATTTATCACTGCCATTAGTGGCCCCGCTATGTTCTGGTTGTTGAACAAAAAAGTACCCGCCTCACTGGCTGTGTCTTTAATCATCTTTACGCTGATTATCTTCGGTTTTTTTATTAGTTCGATTGTCAGTAGTTCATTACAGGGCTTCTTTGACAATTTACCCAGCTATCAAGATCGCTTGCAAAGCATTACCAAGACATTAGGTCTTTTTTTACAACAATTTGGCATCAATTTGCAGATGACCGAACTCAGTAAAACATTCAATCTGGGTAAAGTAATGGGCTTTATTGGCTCCACTTTTAATCAGGTGCTTAGTGCCTTAACCAATATTTTTCTGATTTTAATAATGGTGATTTTTCTATTATTGGAGCTCACTTCATTTCGCCTTAAATTAAGTTCAATTTCTAAAACTCCCACTGAAACGATGGCAAAATGGGCACATATTTCAGCCACCATCAGTCGTTATTTTAAAATAAAAACCATGACCAGTTTACTCACTGCGATACCGATCATTTTAGTACTCAGTTTGTTGGAAATCGATTTTCCAATATTATGGGGAATTGTGGCTTTTCTACTGAATTTTGTGCCTAATATCGGTTCTATTATCGCGGCAGTACCTGCGGTGTTGCTGGCATTGATTCAATTTGGTTTTATTGCTGCCGGCGAAGTCGCTTTACTCTATCTATTAATGAACAATATTGTCGGCAATTTTATTGAACCCCGTCTAATGGGGCGTAGCCTGGGCTTATCGACATTGGTGGTTTTTCTTTCCTTAGTGCTTTGGGGTTGGTTATTAGGGCCCATTGGCATGTTTTTATCAGTCCCCCTCACAATGGCGCTAAAAATTATTAGCGATAGTAATGAGAAAACCCGCTGGATTGCTATACTTCTGAGTAATGATATTAAAAATGTAAAAAAAACTTAA
- a CDS encoding AAA family ATPase, with amino-acid sequence MLTHLLNTANTIISGKEQAIKLSIACLLSKGHLLIEDLPGMGKTTLAHLLAKLFGLDYSRIQFTSDMLPADIIGVSIFDRNNTEFQFHPGPVFSQLVLADEINRATAKTQSALLEAMEEQQITMDGKTYPLDDPFFVIATQNPQTQAGTFSLPESQLDRFLMRIVLGYPDRKTERGILSGADRRELLKSIKPSFSTEQLLAMQKQVREVHISSALLDYVQDILQFSRQSQAFLTGLSPRAGLALLRAAQAWAFIHNREMVIPDDIKAVLPSIILHRLVSQDDQKQNESQVMALFDALPIP; translated from the coding sequence ATGCTGACTCACTTATTAAATACCGCCAATACCATTATTTCCGGTAAAGAACAGGCTATTAAATTATCCATTGCTTGTCTACTGTCAAAAGGCCATTTGTTAATTGAAGATTTGCCCGGCATGGGTAAAACGACACTGGCACACTTGCTGGCCAAACTCTTTGGCTTGGATTATTCTCGTATTCAATTTACCAGTGATATGCTACCGGCTGATATTATTGGTGTGTCTATTTTTGATCGCAATAATACTGAGTTTCAATTCCACCCTGGTCCTGTATTCAGCCAATTAGTATTAGCCGATGAGATTAATCGCGCTACCGCCAAAACACAAAGCGCCTTATTAGAGGCAATGGAAGAACAACAGATCACCATGGATGGCAAAACCTATCCTTTGGACGACCCTTTCTTTGTTATTGCCACACAAAATCCACAAACACAGGCTGGTACGTTTAGCTTGCCCGAATCACAATTGGATCGGTTTTTAATGCGTATCGTTTTGGGCTATCCCGATCGAAAAACTGAACGGGGAATTTTGAGCGGTGCGGATAGACGGGAATTGTTAAAGAGTATCAAGCCCTCGTTTAGTACAGAGCAGTTATTAGCCATGCAAAAGCAAGTACGCGAAGTGCATATTTCCTCGGCCTTACTGGATTATGTGCAAGATATTTTGCAGTTTTCTCGCCAAAGTCAGGCATTTCTCACTGGCCTATCACCCCGCGCGGGTTTGGCTTTATTACGCGCCGCACAAGCCTGGGCTTTTATTCATAATCGAGAGATGGTTATTCCTGATGATATTAAGGCTGTTTTACCGTCAATTATTCTACATCGACTGGTCAGTCAAGATGACCAAAAGCAGAATGAAAGCCAGGTTATGGCGCTGTTTGATGCCCTGCCTATTCCTTAA
- the rpsA gene encoding 30S ribosomal protein S1, which translates to MSESFADLFEESLLKTEMKPGSLVTGVIVSIDNDFVVVNAGLKSEGVIPLHQFASDGEINVGDEVEVSLDTIEDGYGETRLSREKAKRAAAWIRLDKAFDADETVTGTIIDKNKGGFTVQLGEISAFLPGSLVDVRPIRDASYLEGKELEFKVIKLDQKRNNIVVSRRAVLEIANSAEREKLLENLEEGQTVKGIVKNLTDYGAFIDLGGVDGLLHITDMSWKRVKHPSEIIAVGDEIDVKVLKYDRERTRVSLGLKQTGEDPWSKIKERYAEGTRLMGKVTNLADYGCFVEIEEGIEGLVHVSEMDWTNKNIHPSKVCNVGDEVEVMVQDIDPERRRISLSMKQCSQSPWEVFSATHTKGDKVIGKIKSITDFGLFIGLEGGIDGLIHLSDIAWNTTGEEEITGFNKGDELEAVVLEIDSERGRISLGIKQLDQDPFSTYVAANPKGSIVTGTVKEVDARGAIIELAENVDASLRVSELSQDRIEDASTILKVGETVEAKFIGVDRKSRVINLSIKAKLVADEAEVMSGYTDGGSATTSLGALLKDQLNKK; encoded by the coding sequence ATGAGCGAGAGCTTTGCTGATTTATTTGAAGAGAGTCTATTAAAGACTGAAATGAAACCAGGTTCCCTGGTAACAGGCGTTATTGTTAGCATCGACAACGATTTTGTTGTTGTTAATGCAGGCCTAAAATCTGAGGGGGTTATCCCTCTGCACCAGTTTGCTAGTGATGGTGAGATCAACGTCGGTGACGAAGTTGAGGTCTCTCTAGACACTATCGAAGATGGTTATGGTGAAACTCGCCTGTCTCGTGAAAAAGCGAAGCGTGCTGCAGCTTGGATTCGTCTTGATAAGGCATTTGATGCTGACGAAACTGTCACGGGTACTATCATTGACAAGAACAAAGGTGGCTTCACTGTGCAATTGGGTGAAATCAGCGCATTCTTACCGGGTTCACTGGTTGATGTACGTCCTATTCGTGATGCTTCTTACCTTGAAGGTAAGGAATTAGAATTCAAAGTTATCAAGCTTGACCAAAAACGTAACAACATCGTTGTTTCTCGTCGTGCTGTCCTTGAAATTGCTAACTCTGCTGAGCGTGAAAAATTACTTGAGAACCTGGAAGAAGGTCAGACTGTTAAGGGTATCGTTAAGAACCTGACTGACTATGGTGCTTTCATTGACTTAGGTGGTGTTGACGGTTTATTACATATCACTGATATGTCATGGAAACGTGTTAAGCATCCTAGCGAAATCATTGCTGTTGGTGATGAAATTGACGTTAAAGTGCTTAAATATGATCGCGAGCGCACCCGTGTTTCTCTTGGTCTTAAGCAGACTGGCGAAGATCCTTGGTCGAAGATCAAAGAACGTTATGCAGAAGGCACACGCCTAATGGGTAAAGTAACCAACTTAGCTGACTATGGTTGTTTCGTTGAAATCGAAGAAGGCATTGAAGGTTTGGTTCACGTATCTGAAATGGATTGGACCAACAAGAACATTCACCCCTCTAAAGTGTGTAATGTAGGTGATGAAGTTGAAGTCATGGTTCAGGACATCGATCCAGAACGTCGTCGTATTTCTTTGAGCATGAAGCAATGTTCACAGAGCCCATGGGAAGTTTTCTCAGCCACTCATACTAAGGGCGATAAAGTCATTGGTAAGATCAAATCAATCACTGACTTCGGTCTGTTCATTGGTTTAGAAGGCGGCATTGACGGTTTGATTCACTTATCTGATATTGCCTGGAACACCACTGGCGAAGAAGAAATCACTGGCTTTAACAAGGGTGATGAGCTAGAAGCTGTGGTACTTGAAATCGATTCTGAACGTGGTCGTATTTCACTGGGTATCAAGCAATTGGATCAAGACCCATTCTCAACTTACGTTGCTGCGAATCCTAAGGGTTCTATTGTTACCGGTACAGTTAAAGAAGTTGACGCTCGTGGCGCAATCATTGAGCTAGCAGAAAATGTAGACGCAAGCCTACGTGTTTCTGAACTGTCTCAGGATCGTATTGAAGATGCTTCAACTATTCTGAAAGTTGGCGAAACTGTTGAAGCTAAGTTCATTGGTGTTGACCGTAAGAGTCGCGTCATTAACTTATCTATCAAAGCAAAACTAGTTGCTGATGAAGCTGAAGTCATGTCAGGTTATACTGATGGTGGTTCTGCAACAACTTCTCTAGGTGCTTTGTTAAAAGATCAGCTCAACAAGAAGTAA
- a CDS encoding DUF58 domain-containing protein: MTLTAKLHIWLLKRVSQEKSVTLSSRGIYILPTKEGVIFALLILLMLSAAINFNNSLIFFCTFLLAGMGIISMHMTQQNLLNLKFSIAHVKAVFSGQALSLPLIIHHAEQTQNKKNTTRYSIAIQFSKAVSPAKELTDVRSDENSQVLLSTLSSQRGHYQLEPITISTLYPLGLFRAWTNIQLDCDAIVYPKPSDAFEHTSNQGSNSEGQTDKGRGFDDFSGFKSYQRGESLKHIHWKAYAREQGLLTKTFSGANNNEYWLDWNDLSGDNELRLSQLCRLIIDAEKQGDRYGLVLPGTTLPIQRGQKHYQQCLKSLALFRQADV, translated from the coding sequence ATGACGCTTACAGCTAAATTACATATTTGGTTACTCAAACGGGTTTCACAAGAAAAATCGGTTACTCTCTCTTCCCGAGGCATTTACATCCTGCCCACGAAAGAAGGCGTGATTTTTGCCCTGTTGATTTTATTGATGCTTTCAGCCGCGATAAATTTTAATAATTCTTTGATCTTTTTCTGCACATTTTTACTCGCTGGCATGGGCATTATTTCCATGCACATGACACAGCAAAATTTACTCAATCTAAAATTCTCCATCGCACATGTAAAAGCCGTTTTTTCTGGTCAGGCACTGAGTCTGCCACTGATTATTCATCATGCTGAACAAACCCAAAATAAAAAAAACACCACGCGTTATTCTATTGCCATTCAATTTTCCAAAGCGGTTTCACCGGCCAAGGAATTAACAGATGTGAGAAGTGATGAAAACTCCCAAGTACTATTAAGCACCTTGAGTTCTCAACGTGGCCATTATCAATTAGAACCCATTACTATTTCTACTCTATATCCCTTAGGCTTGTTTCGTGCCTGGACGAATATTCAATTAGATTGTGATGCCATTGTTTATCCCAAGCCTAGCGACGCCTTTGAACATACATCAAACCAAGGCTCAAATAGTGAGGGACAAACAGACAAGGGTCGTGGCTTTGATGATTTCAGTGGTTTCAAGAGTTACCAAAGGGGTGAATCCTTAAAACACATTCACTGGAAAGCTTATGCCCGTGAACAAGGCTTGCTGACAAAAACTTTTTCTGGCGCTAATAACAATGAGTATTGGCTGGATTGGAATGATTTGAGTGGTGACAATGAATTACGTCTCAGTCAATTATGCCGCCTTATTATTGATGCTGAAAAACAGGGCGATCGATACGGACTCGTTTTACCGGGAACAACACTGCCCATTCAACGTGGGCAAAAGCACTATCAGCAATGCCTAAAATCACTGGCTTTATTTAGGCAAGCCGATGTATAA